One segment of Streptomyces sp. TG1A-8 DNA contains the following:
- a CDS encoding ketoacyl-ACP synthase III family protein: MRVENVHIESLGVVLPEWASAEQAVAEGRLDAEVQAANGLTGAHVAGEVPAMDMAVAAARIALDRSKTDPEDLGAHIHSAVHYQAPEGAYPPGYILRELGLGRLPALYLQQGCDGMLSALEVAVGKLTGAAEAGTVLLTTAENFASPTMDRWKGFGQAYILGDGAAAALVSDAGGFAAVRSLNSGVLPELEQWHRGDGPLLLREGGAQTVDMAERAQRFTDREMPLSETMEKLTLFDLEIIQRSLVDADLNAADLAKVVPINMDGRMIEYSIMMPLGLPMSRCSWDFGRAVGHVGGADVFITLEHLVRTREVGPGDHVLLVSQGPGWLCSAAVVTVTEVPHWAE; the protein is encoded by the coding sequence ATGCGTGTCGAGAACGTGCACATCGAGTCCCTGGGCGTGGTGCTGCCCGAGTGGGCCAGTGCCGAACAGGCGGTGGCCGAGGGCCGCCTGGACGCCGAGGTCCAGGCCGCGAACGGGCTGACCGGCGCCCATGTGGCCGGGGAGGTGCCGGCGATGGACATGGCGGTGGCGGCGGCCAGGATCGCCCTGGACCGCTCGAAGACCGACCCGGAGGACCTGGGCGCCCACATCCACAGCGCGGTCCACTACCAGGCCCCGGAGGGCGCCTACCCGCCCGGTTACATCCTGCGCGAACTCGGCCTGGGCCGGCTGCCGGCCCTGTACCTGCAGCAGGGCTGCGACGGCATGCTCAGCGCCCTGGAGGTGGCGGTCGGCAAGCTCACCGGGGCGGCGGAGGCCGGGACGGTGCTGCTGACGACGGCGGAGAACTTCGCCTCCCCCACGATGGACCGCTGGAAGGGCTTCGGGCAGGCGTACATCCTCGGCGACGGGGCCGCGGCGGCGCTGGTCAGCGACGCGGGCGGGTTCGCGGCGGTGCGCTCCCTGAACTCCGGGGTGCTGCCCGAGCTGGAGCAGTGGCACCGCGGGGACGGCCCGCTGCTGCTGCGGGAGGGCGGGGCGCAGACGGTGGACATGGCCGAGCGGGCGCAGCGGTTCACCGACAGGGAGATGCCCCTGTCGGAGACCATGGAGAAGCTGACCCTGTTCGACCTGGAGATCATCCAGCGGTCGCTGGTGGACGCGGACCTCAACGCCGCCGACCTGGCGAAGGTCGTCCCGATCAACATGGACGGCCGCATGATCGAGTACTCGATCATGATGCCGCTGGGACTGCCGATGAGCCGGTGCAGCTGGGACTTCGGCCGGGCGGTGGGGCACGTCGGCGGGGCCGACGTCTTCATCACGCTCGAACACCTGGTCCGCACACGCGAGGTGGGTCCCGGCGACCACGTCCTGCTGGTGTCCCAGGGGCCCGGCTGGCTGTGCAGCGCGGCGGTGGTGACCGTCACCGAGGTGCCGCACTGGGCGGAGTGA
- a CDS encoding AMP-binding protein, translating to MSADTAFRADLIRPLHELLAGHAARQPDRVAFKDARRAVTYAELDRRTARVAGHLVGLGLDRGACAVIHLENRVEMVEAYLAITRASAVGVPVNPRSTDVELGFLLDDCAARLVVTSAAQLPQVRRVLADRPGVAVVLVGDGPDTGPGDGRDAGEELPRWEVLASTWSLRDPPRDDLRLDEPAWMLYTSGTTGRPKGVVSTQRGSLWATAACNAPLLGLSARDTVVWPMPLFHAVAHNIGVLGVLAVGATARITDGLAAEEILRLAHEEAATFLVGVPTLYHQMVDLARSGAVQAPPLRVCMVAGSSCPQSLHEAFRAAFGIPLLDSYGSTETGGAITTNLPEGPYVPGSCGVPLPGLTLRLVDPRTRAEAEPGGEGEVWVSSPALMLGYHQRPRETAEVLSDGWYRTGDLARQDADGYVTITGRLKELIIRGGENIHPGEVERALAAAPGVADAAVAGKPHPSLGEVPVAYLVPGPDGVDVEAVLAVCRQRLSAFKLPEEIHEIAEVPRNPAGKVARKRLAGLPARLLWRRSREVAAAAAGSGAGAAGLGLTDGGHPLLTAAVELPERDETVWTGRVTAREGDPSLLHRDGGGVLTGSALLEMVLHAADRAGCARVAELTVTRPLVLPEDGGVQLRVSVGAADADGTRPVAVHGRRDARGAAGRPWTRHAHGRLAPEPVPDGGWRPQVWPPRDAEQVPAPAAGGAHRTPQGLWRRGAEVFAEVVLPGRTVTEDAFGLHPALLEGALSPQVRGAAGDPEGTGPDAAGSDAVPVRWQDVSLYAVGARVLRVRLCPAGDGAWSLDAVDGAGDPVLTARAAGCAPLLERTALAAASAAQQDGLFEQVWETAELPGLPARPDRWAVVGPDGVRARAGLMSAGRYSETHPDLPSLLGAVEQGAPVPDVVVVSCAGAGQDADEAAAVRSWIGRALGWVRLWADPRFADSRLVVVTRDAVAAGDDGVPEPCAAAVWALIGAAQDRAPGRFALLDTDGSKRSWRRAQDAVASGEPRLALRGGRTLRPGAARPAAVTVAPPAPGRCALFAGREEPTAAERFVTAAGPAGPLLAGPFAKNAADRMPEGAFADPLPWDPMDPVACVRPLLDGGTDTIVFAASVRSEATAAGAQADVDAALRPVVDPALELGRLAAGRGVPRVVFAAPSPREAGLADAAVGAVLDVCARRLRAAGVSAVTVHGPAAATGEAVDLFAAAVSGGAVSVTAERPDLAVAPHGALSATAALLRGLLPGVARRPARDALADPSGLRHRLAELSGAEQDETLLRLVRGHLATALGRPGAARVPADGEIRDLGFDSLTALTARNALQAATGLDLPASVVFDHATPAGLARRLKKELLAG from the coding sequence ATGAGTGCCGACACCGCGTTCCGCGCGGACCTGATCCGCCCGCTGCACGAGCTGCTGGCCGGGCACGCCGCCCGGCAGCCCGACCGGGTCGCGTTCAAGGACGCCCGCCGCGCGGTCACCTACGCCGAGCTGGACCGCCGCACCGCCCGGGTGGCCGGCCACCTGGTGGGCCTGGGCCTCGACCGCGGGGCGTGCGCGGTGATCCACCTGGAGAACCGGGTGGAGATGGTGGAGGCCTACCTCGCCATCACCCGCGCGAGCGCGGTCGGGGTGCCGGTCAACCCGCGCTCGACGGACGTCGAACTCGGTTTCCTGCTCGACGACTGCGCGGCCCGGCTCGTGGTCACCTCGGCCGCCCAGCTGCCGCAGGTGCGCCGGGTGCTGGCCGACCGGCCGGGCGTCGCCGTCGTCCTGGTGGGCGACGGCCCGGACACCGGCCCCGGCGACGGGCGGGACGCGGGCGAGGAACTGCCCCGCTGGGAGGTCCTGGCCTCCACCTGGTCGCTGCGCGACCCGCCCCGCGACGACCTCCGGCTCGACGAGCCGGCCTGGATGCTGTACACGTCCGGGACGACCGGGCGCCCCAAGGGCGTCGTGTCCACGCAGCGCGGTTCCCTGTGGGCGACCGCCGCATGCAACGCCCCGCTGCTGGGGCTGTCGGCGCGGGACACGGTGGTGTGGCCCATGCCGCTGTTCCACGCGGTCGCGCACAACATCGGCGTGCTCGGCGTGCTCGCGGTCGGCGCCACCGCCCGCATCACCGACGGGCTCGCCGCGGAGGAGATCCTGCGCCTGGCGCACGAGGAGGCGGCCACCTTCCTGGTCGGTGTGCCGACCCTGTACCACCAGATGGTCGACCTGGCGCGGTCCGGAGCCGTGCAGGCACCGCCGCTGCGCGTGTGCATGGTGGCCGGCTCCTCCTGCCCCCAGTCCCTGCACGAGGCGTTCCGGGCCGCCTTCGGCATCCCGCTGCTGGACAGCTACGGCTCGACCGAGACCGGCGGGGCGATCACCACCAACCTGCCCGAGGGCCCGTACGTGCCCGGTTCCTGCGGGGTGCCGCTGCCCGGCCTGACGCTGCGGCTGGTCGACCCCCGGACGCGCGCCGAGGCCGAGCCGGGCGGGGAGGGCGAGGTGTGGGTCTCCAGCCCGGCCCTGATGCTCGGCTACCACCAGCGGCCGCGGGAGACGGCCGAGGTGCTGTCCGACGGCTGGTACCGCACCGGGGACCTCGCCCGCCAGGACGCCGACGGCTACGTGACGATCACCGGCCGGCTGAAGGAACTCATCATCCGCGGCGGCGAGAACATCCACCCCGGCGAGGTCGAGCGGGCCCTGGCCGCGGCGCCGGGCGTCGCGGACGCCGCCGTCGCGGGCAAGCCGCACCCCTCGCTCGGCGAGGTGCCGGTGGCCTACCTGGTCCCCGGCCCGGACGGCGTGGACGTCGAGGCGGTGCTGGCCGTGTGCCGGCAGCGGCTGTCGGCGTTCAAGCTGCCGGAGGAGATCCACGAGATCGCGGAGGTGCCCCGCAACCCGGCCGGCAAGGTGGCCCGCAAGCGGCTGGCCGGCCTGCCCGCCCGGCTGCTGTGGCGCAGGTCCCGCGAGGTGGCGGCCGCCGCGGCGGGCAGTGGTGCCGGCGCCGCCGGCCTGGGCCTGACCGACGGCGGGCACCCGCTGCTGACGGCGGCCGTGGAACTGCCGGAGCGGGACGAGACGGTGTGGACGGGCCGGGTGACGGCGCGCGAGGGCGATCCCTCCCTGCTGCACCGGGACGGCGGCGGCGTCCTGACCGGCTCGGCGCTGCTGGAGATGGTGCTGCACGCCGCGGACCGGGCGGGTTGTGCGCGGGTCGCCGAGCTGACGGTGACCCGGCCGCTGGTGCTGCCGGAGGACGGCGGGGTGCAGCTGCGGGTGAGCGTGGGCGCCGCGGACGCCGACGGGACGAGGCCCGTGGCCGTGCACGGCCGCCGCGACGCGCGCGGCGCGGCCGGCCGCCCCTGGACACGGCACGCGCACGGCCGGCTCGCCCCCGAGCCGGTGCCGGACGGCGGCTGGCGGCCGCAGGTGTGGCCACCCCGGGACGCCGAGCAGGTGCCCGCTCCCGCCGCCGGGGGCGCCCACCGCACGCCGCAGGGTCTCTGGCGGCGCGGTGCGGAGGTGTTCGCGGAGGTCGTGCTGCCCGGCCGGACGGTCACCGAGGACGCCTTCGGGCTGCATCCGGCACTGCTGGAGGGCGCCTTGTCCCCCCAGGTGCGCGGGGCGGCCGGTGACCCGGAGGGCACCGGCCCGGACGCCGCCGGCTCCGACGCGGTGCCGGTCCGCTGGCAGGACGTGTCCCTGTACGCCGTGGGCGCCCGCGTGCTGCGGGTGCGGCTGTGCCCGGCCGGGGACGGGGCGTGGAGCCTCGATGCGGTGGACGGTGCCGGGGACCCGGTGCTGACCGCCCGGGCCGCCGGCTGCGCACCGCTGCTGGAGCGGACCGCGCTCGCGGCGGCGTCGGCGGCGCAGCAGGACGGGTTGTTCGAGCAGGTGTGGGAGACGGCGGAGCTGCCGGGGCTGCCCGCGCGGCCGGACCGGTGGGCGGTCGTGGGACCGGACGGGGTGCGCGCGCGGGCCGGGCTGATGTCGGCCGGCCGGTACAGCGAGACGCATCCCGACCTGCCGTCCCTGCTGGGCGCCGTGGAGCAGGGTGCGCCGGTGCCGGACGTGGTGGTCGTCTCCTGCGCCGGTGCCGGCCAGGACGCGGACGAGGCCGCCGCGGTGCGCTCCTGGATCGGCCGGGCACTGGGGTGGGTCCGGCTGTGGGCGGACCCGCGGTTCGCCGACAGCCGACTGGTCGTGGTCACCCGGGACGCCGTCGCGGCCGGGGACGACGGTGTGCCGGAGCCGTGCGCCGCGGCCGTGTGGGCGCTGATCGGCGCCGCGCAGGACCGCGCGCCGGGACGGTTCGCGCTGCTGGACACCGACGGCTCGAAACGGTCCTGGCGGCGGGCGCAGGACGCGGTCGCCTCCGGGGAGCCCCGGCTGGCGCTGCGGGGCGGCCGGACGCTCCGCCCCGGCGCCGCGCGGCCGGCGGCGGTCACGGTGGCGCCGCCGGCGCCGGGCCGGTGCGCGTTGTTCGCGGGCCGTGAGGAGCCGACGGCGGCCGAGCGGTTCGTGACGGCCGCCGGGCCGGCCGGGCCGCTGCTGGCGGGTCCGTTCGCCAAGAACGCCGCCGACCGGATGCCCGAGGGCGCCTTCGCCGACCCCCTGCCCTGGGACCCGATGGATCCGGTGGCCTGCGTGCGGCCCCTCCTGGACGGAGGGACGGACACGATCGTGTTCGCCGCGTCCGTGCGGTCCGAGGCGACGGCGGCCGGCGCGCAGGCGGACGTGGACGCGGCGTTGCGCCCGGTGGTCGATCCGGCGCTGGAGCTGGGTCGGCTCGCCGCAGGACGGGGTGTCCCCCGCGTCGTGTTCGCGGCGCCCTCCCCCCGGGAGGCCGGGCTGGCCGACGCGGCGGTGGGCGCGGTCCTCGACGTGTGCGCGCGCCGCCTGCGCGCGGCCGGCGTGTCCGCCGTGACCGTGCACGGGCCCGCCGCGGCGACCGGGGAGGCGGTGGACCTGTTCGCCGCCGCCGTGTCCGGCGGCGCGGTGTCGGTGACGGCCGAGCGGCCCGACCTGGCCGTGGCGCCCCACGGTGCCCTGTCCGCGACGGCCGCGCTGCTGCGCGGTCTGCTCCCGGGCGTCGCGCGGCGTCCCGCGCGCGACGCCCTCGCCGATCCGTCCGGACTGCGCCACCGGCTGGCGGAGCTGTCCGGTGCCGAGCAGGACGAGACGCTGCTGCGGCTGGTGCGCGGGCACCTGGCCACCGCGCTGGGCCGCCCGGGAGCCGCACGGGTCCCGGCCGACGGGGAGATACGGGACCTGGGGTTCGACTCGCTGACCGCGCTGACCGCCCGCAACGCGCTGCAGGCGGCGACCGGGCTGGACCTGCCCGCCTCGGTGGTGTTCGACCACGCGACGCCGGCCGGTCTGGCCCGTCGTCTGAAGAAGGAACTGCTCGCCGGCTGA